Part of the Gallalistipes aquisgranensis genome, GCCAACGGAACAGGCAGCAGTCGGAAATGGGACGTTTGGTATTGTCATAACATTTGAAAGTCGGATAATAGCCGATCACCGGATGCTGCGACAAGGAAGAGCGGTCAATTTTTTCGAATATTCCGAACCGGGTGTCGTTTTCCTGGTCAAACGCGGCGATCAGCGCATCGGACGCCTTAAAATTAAACCCGTTCCCCATCTGCGGGTAACTTCCGGTAGAGGTACCGCCCGTCTTGACCGACTTGCTCCGGAAAATCGTCTCGATCCGGTACTGTCCGTTCGAAAAGATCGTCTCGGGAGAGTCGAAGGATATGCGGTCGTCCTCTGCGCCCAGCGTCGTGTAGTCGAGCAGCGAATACCCGCCCGCACGCAGTATTTCGTCGCACTGTTCGACACATTCGGCATATTTGCTCATGTAGAGGTACACCCGGCTGAGCAGCAGGCGGGCCGCCGTCTGATTGGGGCGGTAGATGGACTCCTGCGTCACGCCATCGAGCAGGCGCACAGCCTCTTTCAGATCGGTCACGATCGTCTCGTAAACACTCGCCACCGAATTTCTCGAATAGTTCTTGTCCTCGACCATCTCGGACAGTTTGATCGGAACGCCCGGATCGGTCGATGCCGAAGAGACACGGTAAGGTACGGCATACACGTTGACCAGATAGTAGTAATACAGTGCTCGCAGGAAAAGGGCCTCCCCTTTCAGCGCCGGATAGCGTCTCTCGCCCGCATAATTTTCATCCAGTTCGAAAATGATCACATTCATCGAATTGATGAAATCGTAGAGACGTGACCAACACCGGTCATCGTAAGGCACAAAAGGAGGAGTGGAACCTATAAACGGGTCCATCTGCCAGCCGTGAAAAGGCCCCAGTCCGGATATCCAATAATTATACGATAGCCGGGCCGACATCCAGCCGTTTTCCTTCGAATCGTCATCCATCACGTGAATCCAGCCGCCGATGGCGATTCCCTGGACATGGGTGGCACTCAAAGTCGCGCTCCGGCTGGGACGTGTGGCATCCATGTACCCTTCTCCCAGAATCAGTTCATTCACGTCCTCGATCGAGGTGACGAACACCTGGTTCGTGGCATTCTTCGAAAGGAAGTCGCCGCAGGAAGAGAAAACCAGCAACGCGACCCCCGCAATCCAATATTTCTTATGATTCGTTTTCATGTGTCTCGGTTTAGAAAGTTACGTTCAGACTGAAGGAATAGGTGGGACGGTTCGACATGTTGATCGTCTCGGAACTTCCGGACTGGGTGGTCGGGTCCTGTCCCTTCAGGTCCTTGCTGCAAATCGTAAACAGGTTCGTGGCATAGAAGGAAACGTAGGCGGATTTCATCGCCACTTTCTTCGTGATCTTCGATGGCAGGTTGTAGCGCAGCGACAGCGACTGCAGGCGGACGTAATTACCGCTCACCACCCGCAGGTCGGAGTTGTCGTACATCTGCCAGATATTGGCCGCGAAGGGATAGTCCTTCATCCACCACGTCGTCAGCGAGGAGAGCGTATTGGTGAACTCCGATCCCGAGAGGGTACCCGGGATATTGGTGTACTTCTCGTCGCCGGGATTCCTCCAGCGGTTGATGAACTCCTTGCGGGCGTTCTTATCGGGCTGGGGTGCGATCGTACCGTAACCGGAAGCCACGTTCGGATACATCTTGAGCAGGCGCACCTTCGATCCGAAACTGCAGGTCAGGTTGAGCCCGAGCGTAAACCGTTTGTAGGAGAACGTATTCATGAAACCGCCCTGGAAGACGGGAACGCGGTTACCGGAGTAGTCCATCACCGTAAAATAGATCTCTTCCATGCTCATGTTCTTGTATTTTTCGAGGAATTCGTCCTCGTCCAGCCCGTAGAAGGTCGGCCGGCCGTCTTCGTGGCTCAGTCCCGTGAACTTGTAGGAATAGAACGAGTTCAGGGCCTTGCCGGGAATCTCCACGCTGCCGTTCAGGAAATCGCTGTACGTATAGGCGTCTTTCAGCGTCTTGCTCGACGCCTTGCTCAGCAGACGGTTCAGCGTCTGCCCCAGATTCGGGGTCATCGTCCAGCGGAAACCCTCCGGATTACCCTTCGTCTGACGATTGATAATCACGAAGTTAAGACCCAGTTCAATGCCCTGATTCTCGACGGTTCCCTTGTTCACCACATAGCTGCTCACGCCATTGACCGTGGATACCTTTTTCGACAGGAAAGCGTCTTTCGTCTTCTTGTAATAATAGGAGAGCGAACCGGTGATCTTGTTGTCCAGCAGACCGAAATCCACCGTGACATTGGTCGAGGTAGTCTTCTCCCAGCGCAGATCGGGATTCGGATAGCTGTAAACGTGGGCGACATACTGGTTGTTGGCGTTCACCTCCCCGTCGCGGGTGATGATCAGTTTCGAACTCTGGTTCGAGAGCATGTTGCCCTGCAGCCCGAGCGAAGCCCTCACGGAGAGCGAGTTGACCACTTTGGAGTGGGGCATCAGGTCGCGCTTGATATTCCACCGGCCGGAAATCGACCAGATCGGCAGAATCTTCTCGTTGGCACGGGAACCGAACTGATTCGAGGCGTCGGCCCGGGCATTGACGTTGAACATGTAGCGCCCGTCATAATCGTAGGAGACCGTCGCATATCCCGAAACCAGATTGGTCAGCTCCAGCGACCGCACGCCCCGGGCCGCCGGCGTGGTGTAGTACCAGTCGTAATATCCTGTGTACCGTGCCGGATCGAGTTTGCTCATTCCCATGCCCCGGTCCGGCATATATCCGCGGTAAATCTGGTTCAGATTGTTGTACTCGGTCGAGGAAATCTCCCCTCCCAGCGCAGCGGAGATATTGTGCTTGCCGGATTTGTCGAGGTCCTTGTCGAAGGAAAACTGTCCGCGGATCACATAGCTGTGCTTGTCGGTCTTGGTCTGCGTCAGCTCCCCTCCGTAAGGCATCAGATTTTCGCTGTCTCCGTTCTTGGTGTAGCGGAGACACTGGGCGTAATAGGTATTGTCCCCGTAATATTTCTGCTGGTCGGCATTGCTCATCGAATAGGAGAGTGTCAGTCCGAATTTCAGCGGGTCGATGATCCGGTAGTCCAGACTGGCCGTAATGGTCGCCGTATAGATTTTGGATTTGTTGTAGCTGTTCTCCATCTCGTTCATGATGTTGAACGGGATATCCCACGTACTGAGGGAACTGTTGCGGCTGTAATACTTGAAATAGGAGTAAGGCTCCCCGTTCTCGTCATAGGCGGGAATGGCGCGGCTGGTCCCGTAGGCGTAGTTGAGCACGTCGATTTCGGTGGGGTTGTACTTGCGGTCCTGCACGCTGGCATTGGCCCCGAAGCGCATCGACATGCGTTTGTAGTTGGCCGTCAGGTTGATATTGGCCGTATAGGTCTTGTTGAACTCGTGCTTCACGTTGCCCTGGGCATTGTTCAGACCCAGCGAAGCGTAATAACGCATGGTGGAAGAGCCGCCCGAAAGGCTGATCGTATGCTTCTGGGTGAAGGAGTTCTGGGTAAGTATATCGAACCAGTCGGTATTCAGCCCTTCGTAATAGCTGATCCGGCGGGAGAGCTCGGCATAGTCGATGTTGCCGTCGTAGTAATCCTTCATCGCCCCTTCATACCCCACCCACGAGTTGATCAGTCCGTAGGGCTGGTGATTCTCCATGAGTTCCCGGGAGTAGTCGATCCGCTCCTTGGAGTTCATCATGTTCACGTACTTGTCGGAGTAGTGGGGACGGCGGCTGAAACTTCCGGTAAAGGAGTAGCTGACCGAAGGCGGTCCGGGATTTCCCTTTTTGGTCGTGATGACGATCACGCCGTTGGCCGCCCGGGCACCGTAGATCGCGGTGGCCGACGCATCCTTGAGGATGTCGATCTGCTCGATATCTTCGGGATTGACACCGGAAATGGCATTGCCCAGCAGATTCACGAAGTCCAGGTCGTTCAGCTGGTTGGGATCGACATTGACGGGATCGGTCTGCACGATGCCGTCCACCACCCACAGGGGCTCCTGGTTTCCCAGGATGGTGGAGGTACCCCGGATACGCAACCGGGGAGCCGCCCCGATCGTGGCCGAGTTCTGCATAAAGACCATACCGGGGACATGCCCTTCCAGCATCAGGTCGACCGTCGCCAGGCTGGGCACATTGATATCCTTCATTTTCAAGGTCGTGACGGCACTCGTGATCTTCCGCTTGTCGAGCGTCTGGTAGCCGGTCTGCACCACCACCTCGTCCATCATGCTCTCGTTCTCCTTGAGAATCACGTTGATTTTGGCCTGTCCGGTGTATTTGACAGACTTCGTCTCCATCCCCACGAACGAGAACATCAGGGTAATGTCGGTATTCTCCGGTACATCGAGCGCCAGACGGTAGGAACCGTTGGCATCGGTCGAAACGCCTTTGGTCGTTCCCCGCATCCGCACGGTCACTCCGGCCAGGGGTTCGCGGCCGATGTCGGTCACCTGGCCTTCGATCACGATCTTCTTCGTGGCGGCCGGAGCCTCCGTCACCTTTCCGTCACGGCGGCTGATGACCACATGTTTATCGGTGATTTCGTATTTCAGCGGCGTCCCTCCCAGACAGCGGTCGAGAATCGGACGCAACTCCACGTTCTGACAATTGAAATTCTTCTTTCCGAGCGCCTGAATATCGGCCACGTTGTAGATAAACGAATAGTCGCTGACCTTCTCGATCTGCAGGAACAGCTCGCTCAGATAAGCATTCCGGATGGTAAGCGTAAACCGCTGGGGACGCCGCTGTCCCGATACGGTTTCCTGGGCTGCCAGCAACAGCAGCACCAGCGACACTTTCACCAGCAGGCCGGCACACACACTCTTTCTACCTGGTGAAATGTTCAGTGTAGAATTTTTTTTCATACATTTGCTGAATTAATTAAACAAAAATTTAACATCCCGGCGGGGAGACGGGTGGAGCCGTCCCCTCGCCATTTTTATTTTTTCACTACCGTAATCGTACGTCCGTCCCGCTCGAATGCGATGCGGTCCATGCCTCCGAGCAGTTCCAGGACGGGGTCTATGCTTTCGTATTTTTTCAGACGGGCGGAGATTTCGATCCGCTCCAGTTCCGGCACACTGAAAATATAGTCGAAATCGTACCACTCGGAGAGTTCCTCCATGATCTCCCGGAGAGAATTCTCCCGGAACATGAAATAGCCATCCTTCCAGGAAGTGTAATAGAAAGTCTCCACATCCGTCACCTGGCTTCCCTGCGCCGTGATACACGCCTGTTGGCCGGGCATCAGCAACAGATCGGAGCCATGCATGTCCCGGACGGCGACCCGCCCGCTGACCAAAGTGATCCGGCTCACGGCCCCGTTCTGGTCGGACACGCAGAACTCCGTCCCCAGTACGCGGACCGAGGAACGAGAGGTGCGGACGATGAAGGGATGCCGTTCGTCCCGGGCCACCTTGAAATAGGCCAGCCCCTTCAGGGTGACTTCCCGGACGGAATCGGAAAAAATATCCGGATATTCGATTTCGGAATCGGCTCCCAGCCAGACCACGGTTCCGTCCGAGAGTTCGAGACTGTAATCGGACCCTCGCGGCACGATCAGCCGGTTGACGACGGGCTTTTTCTCGGGAAGCCCCGGTTCGCCCTCCGGTTCCTGTCTGTAAGAGAGCACGGCACTCTCCTCGTCCACCTTCAGGGCCGTGCCTTCCGGCAGATAGCCGGTCGTATCGGAAAGCGAGTAGGAACGCCCGTCGCTCAGGACCAGCATGGCAGTCGAAGAGCGGTGCAGAATCGGTTCTTCATCCCCACCGGACGGACGACCCGGCCGGGAAACGAGGGTCAGCAACAGGGCCAGCGGCAACACGACCGCCGCAGCCACTCCCACCCGCTTTCGCAGGCGAAGCAACCGGTTGGTACGGCGGATACCGGTACGCCGTGCAAAATCCTCGAAATCGGAGAGACGAGAAGCCGCCCGGAACTCATCCAGCACACGGCCGAAATCGGACTCTTCGGTAAGCTGCCGGTAAAAATCGGCGTTATGGGGATCGGCATCCAGCCACCGTTCGATCTCCGTCCGTTCGTGCAGGGAGATCGTTCCGTCCAGCTCCTTACGGATCAGATCGGCTATATGCAAATACTCGGATACCATTGTTCGGGCTTTTAGCAGTATAGATTATTGCTATTTTATAATCTATATTCACTAAAAAGAACAACTCAATCCCCCGATCGGTCTACCGGACAGATGAAATTTTTCAGGAAATTTTGCAAAAACGCGATTTAAGCAGCTTGACGGCCCGGATACGATGATTGCGCACGGTGCTGACCGCAATATCGAGAATTTCGCCGATCTCCCGGTAACTTTTCCCTTCGATCGACATTTTCAGCACGTTCCGGCATTCGCGGGGAAGCTGTTCCATCGAATCGACAAGCTGGCGCTCCACTTCGGCCGAGATGATCCGCCGGGCCTGGCCGGCCTCCATCATCTCGCGCCCCATGATCCCGAGCCGGCGGCTCTTCACATGCTCATGCTTGATGTGGTTGAGCGAAAGGTTCCGTGCCGTCACGTAGAGGAACGACCGGACAGCGGCCTCCGAAGGAAAGTTACGCCGCATCCGCCACAGGGCCACGAATGCATCCTGCGCGATGTCCGCAGAGACGGGTTCGCTCTCGACGAATCCCCGGGCATAGAGGCACAAGGCCGCGAAGTACCGTTCGTAGA contains:
- a CDS encoding RagB/SusD family nutrient uptake outer membrane protein encodes the protein MKTNHKKYWIAGVALLVFSSCGDFLSKNATNQVFVTSIEDVNELILGEGYMDATRPSRSATLSATHVQGIAIGGWIHVMDDDSKENGWMSARLSYNYWISGLGPFHGWQMDPFIGSTPPFVPYDDRCWSRLYDFINSMNVIIFELDENYAGERRYPALKGEALFLRALYYYYLVNVYAVPYRVSSASTDPGVPIKLSEMVEDKNYSRNSVASVYETIVTDLKEAVRLLDGVTQESIYRPNQTAARLLLSRVYLYMSKYAECVEQCDEILRAGGYSLLDYTTLGAEDDRISFDSPETIFSNGQYRIETIFRSKSVKTGGTSTGSYPQMGNGFNFKASDALIAAFDQENDTRFGIFEKIDRSSLSQHPVIGYYPTFKCYDNTKRPISDCCLFRWPEVLLNKAEALALQGGSDNESEAASTISSLRAKRFVASYNSTVTATGDDLIRLIRDERRRELCFEGHRWFDLRRYAVNERLPYDEPIHHAYDREPENAVDGIPEGYYILPRFSESENGGNWVFSIPQSEILINNGALKDNNRTGVEMHVGMEDF
- a CDS encoding SusC/RagA family TonB-linked outer membrane protein, producing MKKNSTLNISPGRKSVCAGLLVKVSLVLLLLAAQETVSGQRRPQRFTLTIRNAYLSELFLQIEKVSDYSFIYNVADIQALGKKNFNCQNVELRPILDRCLGGTPLKYEITDKHVVISRRDGKVTEAPAATKKIVIEGQVTDIGREPLAGVTVRMRGTTKGVSTDANGSYRLALDVPENTDITLMFSFVGMETKSVKYTGQAKINVILKENESMMDEVVVQTGYQTLDKRKITSAVTTLKMKDINVPSLATVDLMLEGHVPGMVFMQNSATIGAAPRLRIRGTSTILGNQEPLWVVDGIVQTDPVNVDPNQLNDLDFVNLLGNAISGVNPEDIEQIDILKDASATAIYGARAANGVIVITTKKGNPGPPSVSYSFTGSFSRRPHYSDKYVNMMNSKERIDYSRELMENHQPYGLINSWVGYEGAMKDYYDGNIDYAELSRRISYYEGLNTDWFDILTQNSFTQKHTISLSGGSSTMRYYASLGLNNAQGNVKHEFNKTYTANINLTANYKRMSMRFGANASVQDRKYNPTEIDVLNYAYGTSRAIPAYDENGEPYSYFKYYSRNSSLSTWDIPFNIMNEMENSYNKSKIYTATITASLDYRIIDPLKFGLTLSYSMSNADQQKYYGDNTYYAQCLRYTKNGDSENLMPYGGELTQTKTDKHSYVIRGQFSFDKDLDKSGKHNISAALGGEISSTEYNNLNQIYRGYMPDRGMGMSKLDPARYTGYYDWYYTTPAARGVRSLELTNLVSGYATVSYDYDGRYMFNVNARADASNQFGSRANEKILPIWSISGRWNIKRDLMPHSKVVNSLSVRASLGLQGNMLSNQSSKLIITRDGEVNANNQYVAHVYSYPNPDLRWEKTTSTNVTVDFGLLDNKITGSLSYYYKKTKDAFLSKKVSTVNGVSSYVVNKGTVENQGIELGLNFVIINRQTKGNPEGFRWTMTPNLGQTLNRLLSKASSKTLKDAYTYSDFLNGSVEIPGKALNSFYSYKFTGLSHEDGRPTFYGLDEDEFLEKYKNMSMEEIYFTVMDYSGNRVPVFQGGFMNTFSYKRFTLGLNLTCSFGSKVRLLKMYPNVASGYGTIAPQPDKNARKEFINRWRNPGDEKYTNIPGTLSGSEFTNTLSSLTTWWMKDYPFAANIWQMYDNSDLRVVSGNYVRLQSLSLRYNLPSKITKKVAMKSAYVSFYATNLFTICSKDLKGQDPTTQSGSSETINMSNRPTYSFSLNVTF
- a CDS encoding FecR family protein — translated: MVSEYLHIADLIRKELDGTISLHERTEIERWLDADPHNADFYRQLTEESDFGRVLDEFRAASRLSDFEDFARRTGIRRTNRLLRLRKRVGVAAAVVLPLALLLTLVSRPGRPSGGDEEPILHRSSTAMLVLSDGRSYSLSDTTGYLPEGTALKVDEESAVLSYRQEPEGEPGLPEKKPVVNRLIVPRGSDYSLELSDGTVVWLGADSEIEYPDIFSDSVREVTLKGLAYFKVARDERHPFIVRTSRSSVRVLGTEFCVSDQNGAVSRITLVSGRVAVRDMHGSDLLLMPGQQACITAQGSQVTDVETFYYTSWKDGYFMFRENSLREIMEELSEWYDFDYIFSVPELERIEISARLKKYESIDPVLELLGGMDRIAFERDGRTITVVKK
- a CDS encoding sigma-70 family RNA polymerase sigma factor; its protein translation is MEETGFVKLLHEGDEVCFKGIYERYFAALCLYARGFVESEPVSADIAQDAFVALWRMRRNFPSEAAVRSFLYVTARNLSLNHIKHEHVKSRRLGIMGREMMEAGQARRIISAEVERQLVDSMEQLPRECRNVLKMSIEGKSYREIGEILDIAVSTVRNHRIRAVKLLKSRFCKIS